A single Opisthocomus hoazin isolate bOpiHoa1 chromosome 1, bOpiHoa1.hap1, whole genome shotgun sequence DNA region contains:
- the LOC104327392 gene encoding chromodomain-helicase-DNA-binding protein 4 isoform X6 yields MASGIGSPSPCSGGSDDDEMEVLLNSTIPQHPEPEEEPEDELLSEADTPKIKKKKKPKKLKEPKVPKLSKRQKKELGDSSGEGNEFVEEEEEVLRSDSEGSDYTPGKKKKKKLGPKKEKKNKVKRKEEEEEEEEDDDSKEPKSSAQLLEDWGMEDIDHIFTEEDYRTLTNYKAFSQFVRPLIAAKNPKIAVSKMMMVLGAKWREFSTNNPFKGSSGASVAAAAAAAVAVVESMVTNVDAVLPQPPVDVPLRKAKTKEGKGPNARRKPKASPRIPDIKKPKTKKVAPLKIKLGGFGSKRKRSSSEDDDLDVESDFDDASINSYSVSDGSTSRSSRSRKKLKAGKKKKKGEEDSTVAVDGYETDHQDYCEVCQQGGEIILCDTCPRAYHMVCLDPDMEKAPEGKWSCPHCEKEGIQWEAKEDNSEGEEILEDVVGDAEEEDDHHMEFCRVCKDGGELLCCDACPSSYHIHCLNPPLPEIPNGEWLCPRCTCPSLKGKVQKILIWKWGQPPIGPPPPRPPDADPNAPPPKPLEGRPERQFFVKWQGMSYWHCSWVSELQLELHCQVMFRNYQRKNDMDEPPSGDFGGEEEKSRKRKNKDPKYAEMEERFYRYGIKPEWMMIHRILNHSVDKKGNVHYLIKWRDLPYDQASWESEDVDIQDYDLYKQAYWNHRELMRGEEGRPGKKLKKVKMRKLERPPETPTVDPTVKYDRQPEYLDVTGGTLHPYQLEGLNWLRFSWAQGTDTILADEMGLGKTVQTAVFLYSLYKEGHSKGPFLVSAPLSTIINWEREFEMWAPDMYVVTYVGDKDSRAIIRENEFTFEDNAIRGGKKASRMKKEAAVKFHVLLTSYELITIDMAILGSIDWACLIVDEAHRLKNNQSKFFRVLNGYSLQHKLLLTGTPLQNNLEELFHLLNFLTPERFHNLEGFLEEFADIAKEDQIKKLHDMLGPHMLRRLKADVFKNMPSKTELIVRVELSPMQKKYYKYILTRNFEALNARGGGNQVSLLNVVMDLKKCCNHPYLFPVAAMEAPKMPNGMYDGSALIRASGKLLLLQKMLKNLKEGGHRVLIFSQMTKMLDLLEDFLEHEGYKYERIDGGITGNMRQEAIDRFNAPGAQQFCFLLSTRAGGLGINLATADTVIIYDSDWNPHNDIQAFSRAHRIGQNKKVMIYRFVTRASVEERITQVAKKKMMLTHLVVRPGLGSKTGSMSKQELDDILKFGTEELFKDEATEGGDNKEGEDSSVIHYDDKAIERLLDRNQDETEDTELQGMNEYLSSFKVAQYVVREEEMGEEEEVEREIIKQEESVDPDYWEKLLRHHYEQQQEDLARNLGKGKRIRKQVNYNDGSQEDRDWQDDQSDNQSDYSVASEEGDEDFDERSEAAFLSSAARRPSRKGLRNDKDKPLPPLLARVGGNIEVLGFNARQRKAFLNAIMRYGMPPQDAFTTQWLVRDLRGKSEKEFKAYVSLFMRHLCEPGADGAETFADGVPREGLSRQHVLTRIGVMSLIRKKVQEFEHVNGRWSMPELAEIEENKKLSQPSSPSPKTPTPSTPGDTQPNTPAPVPPPEEGVKLEEGASSKEQGESSEAEKELSASAAETEVPMEQCAQPVETPPQEAKSPVNSTEADEKKLEEPEVKERPDEPMEVESKADGEKVEDRASIENPPEPPIITLDEKDEKKDDDKRDVVMLQNGEMLKESVDERHKKAVKQRFMFNIADGGFTELHSLWQNEERAATVTKKTYEIWHRRHDYWLLAGIINHGYARWQDIQNDPRYAILNEPFKGEMNRGNFLEIKNKFLARRFKLLEQALVIEEQLRRAAYLNMSEDPSHPSMALNTRFAEVECLAESHQHLSKESMAGNKPANAVLHKVLKQLEELLSDMKADVTRLPATIARIPPVAVRLQMSERNILSRLANRSSEPPPPPPPQQVAQQQ; encoded by the exons ATGGCTTCGGGCATTGGGTCTCCGTCGCCGTGCTCAGGGGGAAGCGACGACGATGAGATGGAGGTCCTGTTGAACAGCACTATCCCCCAACACCCAG agcctgaagaagagccAGAAGACGAGCTTCTGTCAGAGGCTGACACAcccaaaatcaagaaaaaaaagaagcccaaGAAGCTAAAGGAACCCAAAGTGCCCAAGCTCAGCAAGCGTCAGAAGAAGGAG ctggggGACAGTTCTGGTGAGGGGAACGAGtttgtggaggaagaggaggaggtcctGCGCTCTGACAGTGAAGGCAGTGACTACActcctgggaagaagaaaaagaagaaattagggcccaagaaggaaaagaaaaacaaagttaagcgcaaggaggaggaggaagaagaggaagaagatgatgACTCAAAG GAGCCGAAGTCATCTGCTCAGCTCCTGGAAGACTGGGGGATGGAGGATATTGATCATATCTTCACAGAGGAGGATTACCGCACTCTCACCAACTACAAAGCTTTCAGCCAATTTGTCAG GCCACTTATTGCAGCCAAGAACCCTAAAATAGCAGTGTCGAAGATGATGATGGTACTGGGAGCCAAATGGAGGGAGTTTAGCACAAACAACCCCTTCAAGGGAAGTTCCGGTGCTtctgtggcagctgctgcagctgcagctgttgCAGTAGTGGAGAGTATGGTGACAAATGTGGATGCTGTCCTGCCGCAGCCCCCTGTAGATGTGCCACTCAGGAAAGCTAAGACAAAGGAGGGCAAAG GACCCAATGCCCGGCGGAAGCCAAAAGCCAGTCCTCGTATTCCTGATATCAAGAAACCTAAAACAAAGAAGGTGGCACCTTTGAAAATCAAACTGGGTGGATTTGGTTCCAAGCGTAAAAGATCATCA AGTGAAGACGATGATCTGGATGTGGAGTCAGACTTCGATGATGCCAGCATCAACAGCTACTCTGTTTCAGATGGGTCTACGAGCCGTAGTAGCCGCAGTCGCAAAAAACTCAaagctgggaaaaagaaaaagaaag GTGAGGAGGACTCCACAGTGGCTGTGGATGGCTATGAGACTGATCACCAGGACTACTGTGAGGTgtgccagcagggaggggaaaTTATACTGTGTGATACCTGCCCTCGTGCCTACCACATGGTTTGCCTGGACCCAGACATGGAGAAAGCCCCAGAGGGAAAATGGAGCTGCCCACACTGT gaaaaagaaggcattcagtggGAAGCAAAGGAGGATAACTCTGAAGGTGAGGAAATCctggaggatgttgtgggggatgcTGAGGAAGAGGATGACCACCATATGGAGTTCTGTAGAGTCTGCAAGGACGGAGgagagctgctgtgctgtgatGCCTGTCCTTCATCCTATCACATCCACTGTCTGAATCCCCCATTGCCAGAGATTCCCAATGGAGAGTGGCTGTGTCCTCGCTGCACT TGCCCATCTTTGAAAGGAAAGGTGCAGAAGATCTTGATCTGGAAATGGGGTCAGCCTCCCATTGGCCCCCCACCACCACGTCCACCTGATGCAGACCCCAATGCTCCTCCCCCTAAGCCTCTGGAGGGTCGGCCTGAAAGGCAGTTCTTTGTCAAATGGCAGGGCATGTCCTACTGGCACTGCTCTTGGGTGTCAGAGTTGCAG CTGGAGCtgcactgccaggtcatgtttcGTAACTACCAACGCAAAAATGATATGGATGAGCCACCCTCAGGGGACtttggaggggaagaggagaaaagccgaaagagaaaaaacaaggacCCCAAATATGCTGAGATGGAGGAACGTTTCTATCGATACGGGATCAAGCCTGAGTGGATGATGATCCACAGGATCCTTAATCACAG TGTGGATAAGAAGGGGAATGTCCACTATTTGATTAAATGGAGAGACCTGCCCTATGACCAGGCATCCTGGGAAAGTGAAGATGTGGATATCCAAGATTATGACCTCTACAAGCAAGCCTACTGGAATCACAG GGAGCTGATGAGAGGTGAAGAGGGCAGGCCTGGTAAGAAGTTAAAGAAAGTGAAGATGCGGAAACTGGAAAGGCCTCCCGAGACCCCCACAGTAGAT CCAACAGTGAAATATGACCGGCAACCAGAGTACCTTGATGTAACAGGGGGAACCTTGCATCCCTACCAACTGGAAGGACTGAACTGGCTGCGATTCTCTTGGGCCCAGGGCACAGATACAATCTTGGCTGATGAAATGGGTCTGGGAAAGACTGTGCAGACAGCTGTATTCCTATACTCCTTGTACAAAGAG GGCCACTCAAAGGGTCCCTTCTTGGTGAGTGCCCCACTGTCCACAATCATCAACTGGGAAAGAGAATTTGAGATGTGGGCCCCAGATATGTATGTAGTGACCTACGTCGGGGACAAAGATAGCCGGGCTATCATCCGTGAGAATGAGTTCACTTTTGAGGATAACGCCATACGTGGAGGCAAAAAAGCATCCAGAATGAAG AAGGAGGCTGCTGTGAAGTTCCACGTGCTGCTCACCTCCTATGAACTGATCACAATTGATATGGCCATACTAGGCTCTATTGACTGGGCCTGTCTCATCGTGGATGAAGCTCACAGACTGAAAAACAATCAGTCTAAG TTCTTCCGTGTGCTGAATGGTTACTCCCTCCAGCACAAACTGCTGCTTACAGGAACTCCCCTGCAGAACAACCTGGAAGAACTGTTCCACCTGCTGAACTTCCTGACGCCAGAGAGATTCCA TAACTTGGAGGGCTTCCTGGAAGAGTTTGCAGATATTGCTAAGGAAGATCAGATCAAGAAGCTGCATGACATGCTGGGCCCACACATGCTGAGGCGTCTCAAAGCTGATGTTTTCAAGAATATGCCATCTAAGACTGAACTTATTGTCAGAGTGGAGTTGAGCCCCATGCAGAA gaAATATTACAAATACATTTTGACGAGAAACTTTGAGGCACTGAATGCACGGGGTGGTGGTAACCAAGTCTCCTTGCTCAATGTTGTTATGGATCTGAAGAAGTGCTGCAACCACCCCTACCTCTTTCCTGTGGCTGCTATG GAAGCTCCAAAAATGCCGAACGGCATGTATGATGGTAGTGCTCTTATTCGAgcctctggaaagctgttgctgctcCAGAAGATGTTAAAGAACCTTAAGGAAGGAGGTCACAGGGTGCTCATATTCTCTCAG ATGACTAAAATGTTGGACCTTCTAGAAGACTTTTTGGAACACGAAGGGTACAAATACGAGCGGATTGATGGAGGAATCACAGGGAACATGCGTCAGGAGGCTATTGATCGCTTCAATG CTCCTGGTGCtcagcagttctgctttctgctttcaaCTCGAGCTGGGGGTCTTGGTATTAACTTGGCCACAGCAGATACTGTGATTATCTATGATTCAGACTGGAACCCCCACAATGATATCCAG GCCTTCAGTCGTGCACACAGAATTGGACAGAACAAGAAAGTGATGATATACCGCTTTGTGACAAGGGCCTCAGTGGAGGAGCGTATcactcaggtggccaagaagaaaATGATGCTAACTCATCTGGTAGTGAGACCAGGGTTGGGCTCCAAGACAGGCTCCATGTCCAAACAGGAACTTGATGACATTCTCAAATTTGGCACTGAAGAGCTCTTCAAGGATGAGGCTACTGAGGGGG GGGATAACAAAGAAGGTGAGGACAGCAGTGTCATCCACTATGATGACAAAGCAATTGAGCGTCTGTTGGATCGGAACCAGGATGAAACAGAAGATACAGAACTTCAGGGCATGAACGAGTATCTCAGCTCCTTCAAGGTGGCCCAGTATGTGGTTCGTGAAGAGGAGATGGGG gaggaagaggaggttgaACGGGAGATCATTAAGCAGGAGGAGTCAGTGGATCCTGATTACTGGGAGAAACTGCTGCGTCACCATTATGAACAGCAACAGGAGGATCTGGCCAGGAATCTGGGCAAGGGCAAACGTATTCGCAAGCAAGTTAACTACAATGATGGCTCGCAGGAGGATAGAG actgGCAAGATGACCAGTCAGATAATCAGTCAGATTATTCAGTTGCTTCTGAAGAAGGAGACGAGGACTTTGATGAGAGGTCTGAAG CTGCGTTTCTCTCTTCAGCAGCTCGTCGGCCTAGCCGCAAAGGCCTAAGAAATGATAAGGATAAGCCTCTGCCTCCCTTACTTGCCCGCGTGGGAGGGAACATTGAG GTCTTGGGTTTCAATGCTCGCCAGCGGAAGGCCTTCCTCAATGCCATCATGCGCTATGGAATGCCACCTCAGGATGCCTTCACCACTCAGTGGCTTGTTCGGGACCTCCGTGGCAAGTCAGAGAAAGAGTTCAA GGCCTATGTCTCGCTGTTCATGCGCCATTTGTGTGAACCTGGAGCTGATGGCGCAGAGACCTTTGCAGATGGGGTCCCACGGGAAGGTCTTTCTCGACAGCATGTCCTTACTCGTATTGGAGTCATGTCACTTATACGCAAAAAG GTGCAGGAATTTGAGCATGTGAATGGCCGCTGGAGTATGCCAGAACTGGCAGAGATAGAGGAGAACAAGAAACTTTCACAGCCAAGCTCACCCTCTCCCAAAACTCCAACTCCTTCGACACCAGGGGATACGCAGCCAAATACGCCTGCCCCTGTCCCTCCACCTG AAGAAGGAGTAAAACTAGAAGAAGGAGCCAGTAGTAAGGAGCAAGGAGAGTCGTCTGAAGCAGAGAAAGAGCTCAGTGCCTCTGCTGCTGAAACGGAGGTCCCTATGGAG cagtgtgcccagcctgtAGAGACACCGCCTCAGGAAGCAAAATCCCCAGTGAACTCCacagaagcagatgaaaaaaaattagaggAACCAGAGGTGAAAGAAAGACCGGATGAGCCAATGGAAGTAGAAAGCAAAG ctgaTGGGGAGAAAGTAGAAGACAGAGCATCTATTGAGAATCCCCCTGAACCTCCTATAATCACTCTGGATGAGAAAG ATGAGAAAAAGGATGATGATAAGAGGGATGTTGTGATGCTGCAGAATGGAGAGATGCTGAAAGAGTCAGTAGACGAAAGGCACAAGAAGGCAGTAAAGCAGCGCTTCATGTTCAACATAGCAGATGGTGGCTTCACTG AACTACACTCTCTGTGGCAGAATGAAGAGCGGGCTGCAACTGTCACAAAGAAGACCTACGAGATCTGGCATCGGCGTCATGACTACTGGCTCCTTGCTGGGATTATCAA TCATGGCTATGCCCGTTGGCAGGATATTCAGAATGATCCACGTTACGCCATCCTCAATGAGCCCTTCAAGGGTGAGATGAACAGGGGTAACTTCCTGGAAATAAAGAATAAGTTCTTGGCACGGAGATTCAAG CTCCTGGAGCAAGCGCTGGTGATCGAGGAGCAGCTGCGGCGAGCTGCCTACCTGAACATGTCGGAAGACCCGTCTCATCCATCCATGGCTCTGAACACACGTTTCGCAGAGGTGGAATGCCTGGCTGAGAGCCACCAGCACCTGTCCAAGGAGTCAATGGCCGGGAATAAACCAGCCAACGCGGTGCTGCACAAAG TTCTGAAGCAGCTGGAGGAGCTTCTGAGTGACATGAAGGCGGATGTGACTCGCCTGCCCGCCACCATCGCCCGCATCCCACCCGTGGCAGTGCGGCTCCAGATGTCGGAGCGCAACATCCTCAGCCGGCTGGCCAACCGCAGCAGcgagccccccccgccgccccctccccagcag GTGGCCCAGCAGCAGTGA